The Erythrobacter sp. JK5 genome includes a region encoding these proteins:
- the petA gene encoding ubiquinol-cytochrome c reductase iron-sulfur subunit, whose translation MADTGGTATITGGPDMAEGGETGVRRRDWIHIAAIGTAGVGGASVLFPLISQMAPTADVLAASTTDVDVSAIQAGQAIKATFRDQPLFVRRLTPEEIAEANSVEVSSLRDPQTLAERTKEGSEDLLVTLGVCTHLGCVPLGAAAGEDRGDFDGYFCPCHGSHYDTAGRIRKGPAPTNLEVPEYAFTTDSVIRVG comes from the coding sequence ATGGCTGACACGGGCGGCACCGCGACGATCACTGGCGGTCCGGACATGGCAGAGGGCGGCGAAACCGGTGTTCGCCGCCGCGACTGGATCCACATTGCCGCGATCGGCACGGCAGGTGTGGGCGGCGCTTCGGTGCTGTTTCCGCTGATCAGCCAGATGGCGCCGACCGCCGACGTGCTGGCAGCGAGCACCACCGATGTGGACGTTTCGGCGATCCAGGCCGGCCAGGCCATCAAGGCGACGTTCCGCGACCAGCCGCTGTTCGTGCGGCGCCTCACCCCGGAAGAGATCGCAGAAGCGAATTCGGTCGAGGTCTCCAGCCTGCGCGATCCCCAGACGCTGGCCGAACGCACCAAGGAAGGCAGCGAAGACCTGCTCGTGACGCTGGGCGTGTGCACCCATCTGGGTTGCGTTCCGCTGGGCGCAGCGGCCGGCGAGGACAGGGGCGACTTCGACGGGTATTTCTGTCCGTGCCACGGTTCCCACTACGACACCGCAGGCCGCATCCGCAAAGGCCCGGCTCCGACCAACCTCGAAGTACCCGAATATGCCTTTACCACGGACAGCGTCATCCGGGTCGGGTGA
- a CDS encoding OmpA family protein, translated as MKRVAMILALSAIGTLTACGSGSGTRDAADDGAEATPSPEEPVSILRQDIEQPEAPAPQLEPLNTTIGFPEGGSELDAKAIAALETVLASEQLATGAPIVLRAHSDAGGSDDANARASQARGLAVAGWLIDKGVSDDRIDVIVFGEQNPIQPNALPDGSPNEAGRAANRRVEIVISPPVAKGGSAAATPAPAASESAASGD; from the coding sequence ATGAAGCGAGTAGCGATGATCTTGGCGCTTTCGGCGATCGGAACCCTTACCGCGTGTGGCTCGGGCTCCGGCACCCGCGACGCAGCTGACGACGGTGCCGAGGCGACGCCCAGCCCCGAAGAGCCGGTTTCGATCCTGCGCCAGGACATCGAGCAGCCCGAAGCGCCCGCGCCGCAGCTCGAGCCGCTCAACACGACCATCGGTTTTCCCGAAGGCGGATCCGAGCTCGATGCCAAGGCGATCGCAGCGCTCGAGACAGTGCTGGCGTCAGAGCAGCTGGCGACGGGCGCACCGATCGTGCTGCGCGCGCACAGTGATGCCGGCGGCAGCGACGATGCCAACGCCCGTGCCTCGCAGGCGCGCGGTCTCGCCGTGGCGGGCTGGCTGATCGACAAGGGCGTGAGCGATGACCGGATCGACGTCATCGTGTTCGGCGAACAGAACCCGATCCAGCCCAATGCGCTGCCCGATGGCTCGCCCAACGAAGCGGGCCGCGCGGCCAATCGCCGGGTCGAAATCGTCATCAGTCCGCCGGTCGCCAAGGGCGGGAGCGCCGCTGCGACGCCCGCGCCCGCCGCGAGCGAATCAGCCGCGTCCGGCGACTAG
- the pepN gene encoding aminopeptidase N, producing the protein MDIATTPTTPEGNPELADAARTPVDPPVIRREDYKPFPWLVPGIDLHFDLGLDKTRIVSTLSVERNPDAEPTGELRLDGDGLTPAGVKVDGEPVNDWAMDGSDLVLALSGDSHRVEIATEIDPSANTQLMGLYASNGMLCTQCEAEGFRRITFFPDRPDVLSIYRVRMEGPKEQFPILLCNGNKAAEGEGDNGMHWAEWHDPWPKPSYLFALVAGDLVANSAPFTTMSGRTVECNIWVRKEDLARTDHALESLHRSMKWDEETFGREYDLDLYNIVAVSDFNMGAMENKGLNVFNTKYVLADPDTATDADFDAVEGVIAHEYFHNWSGNRITCRDWFQLSLKEGFTVLRDQLFSQDMRGEAVKRIEDVRILRAAQFPEDAGPLAHPIRPDSYREISNFYTATVYNKGAEVIRMMRSMAGAERFREGTDLYFNRHDGEAATCEDFITAIEDGAGLDLSQFRLWYRQAGTPVVTASVLHSAETTLLTLSQKVPPTPGQPDKQPMPIPLRVAMFDRETGEHSGEQLVMLDAAQKGVNFKGFAKPPILSINRGFTAPVIIDRAVNSEDLVFLASHDDDPFARYEALQELAVRHLVAAASGEDAGDGEAAIVSAFRAILTDDALDDAMRGELMVLPSETYLFEAMATGERKADPGAIHAQREALKAALGRDLASEFHALYDRCEKVGFDDPAGRGARKVKTQVLAYAAASDPAKAAELAAHQFDRADNMTDRQGALMVLCGLDTPERDRTLDAFYDRYAGNALVIDKWFTLQALSLHPDVIAQVEALAGHPDFTIRNPNRVRSLYMAFAGNPQGFHDPDGKGYRMIADLILALDPINPQTAARFVSPLGRWRRIEPGRAALMKAELERIAGADKLSRDTYEQVSRSLEG; encoded by the coding sequence ATGGACATCGCAACCACCCCCACTACCCCCGAAGGCAACCCCGAACTCGCCGACGCGGCGCGCACGCCGGTCGATCCGCCGGTAATCCGGCGCGAGGATTACAAGCCGTTCCCCTGGCTGGTACCCGGGATCGACCTGCATTTCGATCTCGGGCTCGACAAGACCCGGATCGTCTCGACGCTGAGTGTCGAACGCAATCCCGATGCGGAGCCGACCGGTGAACTGCGGCTCGATGGCGACGGGCTGACACCGGCGGGCGTCAAGGTCGATGGCGAGCCGGTGAACGACTGGGCGATGGACGGCTCCGACCTCGTCCTCGCGCTCTCCGGCGACAGTCATCGGGTGGAGATCGCGACCGAGATCGATCCGAGCGCCAACACCCAGTTGATGGGCCTCTACGCGTCTAACGGGATGCTCTGCACCCAGTGCGAGGCCGAAGGGTTTCGGCGGATCACCTTCTTCCCCGACCGGCCCGATGTGCTGTCGATCTACCGCGTCCGGATGGAAGGACCGAAGGAGCAGTTCCCGATCCTGCTGTGCAACGGCAACAAGGCCGCCGAGGGTGAGGGCGACAACGGGATGCATTGGGCCGAATGGCACGATCCGTGGCCCAAGCCGTCCTACCTGTTTGCGCTGGTGGCGGGCGACCTGGTCGCCAATTCCGCCCCGTTCACGACGATGTCCGGTCGCACAGTCGAGTGCAATATCTGGGTCCGCAAGGAAGACCTCGCGCGCACCGACCATGCGCTCGAATCTCTCCACCGTTCGATGAAATGGGACGAGGAGACCTTCGGACGTGAATACGATCTCGACCTCTACAACATCGTCGCCGTTTCCGATTTCAACATGGGGGCGATGGAGAACAAGGGGCTCAACGTCTTCAACACCAAATACGTGCTGGCCGACCCCGATACCGCGACCGACGCCGATTTCGACGCGGTCGAGGGCGTGATCGCGCACGAATACTTCCACAACTGGTCGGGCAATCGCATCACCTGCCGCGACTGGTTCCAGCTCAGCCTGAAAGAGGGCTTCACCGTGCTGCGCGACCAGCTGTTCTCGCAGGACATGCGCGGCGAGGCGGTCAAACGGATCGAGGATGTGCGGATCCTGCGCGCGGCGCAGTTCCCCGAGGATGCGGGGCCGCTGGCGCACCCCATCCGCCCGGACAGCTACCGCGAAATCAGCAACTTCTACACCGCCACGGTCTACAACAAGGGTGCCGAGGTGATCCGCATGATGCGCAGCATGGCGGGTGCTGAACGGTTCAGAGAAGGCACTGACCTGTACTTCAACCGCCACGACGGCGAAGCCGCGACCTGCGAGGATTTCATCACCGCGATCGAGGATGGGGCGGGGCTGGACCTCTCGCAGTTCCGCCTATGGTATCGCCAGGCCGGAACCCCTGTGGTCACCGCCTCGGTCCTGCACTCGGCTGAGACAACGCTGCTGACGCTTTCGCAGAAGGTTCCGCCGACCCCCGGCCAGCCCGACAAGCAGCCGATGCCGATCCCGCTCCGTGTCGCCATGTTCGATCGCGAGACCGGCGAGCACAGCGGCGAGCAGCTGGTCATGCTCGATGCCGCGCAGAAGGGCGTGAACTTCAAGGGGTTCGCCAAACCTCCGATCCTGTCGATCAACCGCGGCTTCACCGCACCGGTCATCATCGATCGTGCGGTGAACAGCGAGGACCTGGTGTTCCTCGCCTCGCACGACGACGATCCGTTCGCCCGCTACGAGGCGCTGCAGGAGCTGGCGGTGCGCCACCTGGTCGCCGCGGCATCGGGCGAAGACGCAGGAGACGGCGAGGCCGCGATCGTGTCGGCCTTCCGCGCGATCCTCACCGACGACGCGCTCGACGATGCGATGCGCGGCGAGCTGATGGTGCTGCCGAGCGAGACCTATCTGTTCGAGGCCATGGCCACGGGGGAGCGCAAGGCCGATCCCGGCGCGATCCATGCCCAGCGCGAGGCATTGAAGGCGGCGCTCGGGCGCGATCTGGCGAGCGAGTTCCACGCGCTTTACGACCGCTGCGAAAAGGTCGGCTTCGACGATCCCGCCGGGCGCGGTGCGCGCAAGGTCAAGACGCAGGTGCTGGCCTATGCCGCGGCCTCCGATCCGGCCAAGGCGGCCGAGCTTGCCGCCCACCAGTTCGACCGGGCCGACAACATGACCGACCGGCAGGGCGCGCTGATGGTGCTGTGCGGGCTCGATACGCCCGAACGCGACCGCACGCTCGACGCGTTCTACGATCGCTACGCGGGCAATGCGCTGGTGATCGACAAGTGGTTCACGCTCCAGGCGCTGTCGCTGCATCCGGACGTCATCGCGCAGGTCGAAGCGCTGGCCGGGCACCCCGATTTCACCATCAGGAATCCCAACCGCGTGCGCTCGCTGTACATGGCGTTTGCCGGGAACCCGCAGGGCTTCCACGATCCGGACGGCAAGGGTTACCGGATGATCGCCGACCTCATTCTTGCGCTCGATCCGATCAACCCTCAGACCGCCGCGCGGTTCGTCTCGCCGCTGGGTCGCTGGCGGCGGATCGAACCGGGCCGGGCGGCGCTGATGAAGGCCGAGCTCGAACGGATCGCCGGGGCCGATAAGCTGTCGCGCGATACCTACGAACAGGTCAGCCGCAGCCTCGAAGGTTAG
- the pgeF gene encoding peptidoglycan editing factor PgeF, which translates to MAGDFDIARSEALGGVPHGFFGHSGERHQFGYGGPGDAASVGATRAAAAEALVGGAPLVAPHQVHSPDVVTVIEAWDDAATGRPTADAVVTARRGIVLGIVTADCAPVLFADSTRGVVGAAHAGWRGAQGGVLENTIAAMEALGARRADIAAAIGPTIARASYEVDAPFRSHFTPEDDAQFTPAPERDGSARWHFDLPGYIAARLARAGLEQVSDIARDTFSDSERYYSYRRAVQRGEPDYGRQISLIAIG; encoded by the coding sequence TTGGCGGGTGATTTCGATATCGCGCGGTCCGAAGCGCTCGGCGGAGTGCCGCACGGCTTCTTCGGGCATTCGGGCGAGCGCCATCAGTTCGGGTACGGCGGACCGGGCGACGCGGCGAGCGTCGGCGCGACGCGGGCTGCGGCGGCTGAGGCGCTGGTGGGCGGTGCGCCGCTGGTCGCGCCGCACCAGGTGCATTCGCCTGACGTGGTCACCGTCATCGAGGCGTGGGACGATGCCGCGACGGGCCGCCCCACCGCCGATGCGGTCGTCACCGCGCGGCGCGGAATCGTGCTGGGCATCGTCACCGCCGATTGCGCGCCGGTGCTGTTCGCGGACTCTACGCGCGGCGTGGTCGGTGCCGCGCATGCCGGATGGCGCGGCGCGCAGGGCGGAGTGCTCGAGAACACGATCGCCGCGATGGAAGCGCTCGGTGCGCGGCGCGCCGATATCGCTGCCGCGATCGGTCCGACAATCGCGCGCGCCAGCTACGAGGTCGATGCACCGTTCAGGTCGCATTTCACGCCGGAAGACGACGCGCAGTTCACGCCCGCACCCGAGCGGGATGGCTCTGCGCGCTGGCATTTCGACCTGCCCGGCTACATCGCCGCGCGGCTCGCCCGGGCGGGTCTCGAGCAGGTCAGCGACATCGCTCGGGATACATTCTCGGATTCGGAGCGTTATTACTCCTACAGGCGCGCCGTGCAGCGCGGTGAGCCGGATTATGGACGTCAAATCAGTCTGATAGCGATTGGCTGA
- a CDS encoding cytochrome c1, translating into MTIRLAGILVGLGLTAVLVLWSLVPGLVNFALPERPDYYAFQEEHIQPEGGFSFDGPLGKWDTAQLQRGYSVYKQVCSACHSLKYVAFRNLEQLGYSEAEVRAEAASWNVPGIDPQTGEATTRPGEPTDYFPSPYPNAVAARAANNNAYPPDLSLITKARHDGSNYVYSLMLGYNEPDPADVAKSPEFETPTGLYFNEYFYNINIAMPPQLSDDLVSYPDGTAATKEQLAQDVAAFLTWTAEPSLVQRKQTGWFVLGFLLFATALAFLSYKQVWAGVKPRKK; encoded by the coding sequence ATGACAATTCGTCTTGCAGGCATCCTGGTGGGCCTCGGTTTGACCGCGGTGCTGGTGCTGTGGTCGCTGGTGCCGGGGCTCGTGAACTTCGCGCTGCCCGAACGGCCGGACTATTACGCCTTCCAGGAAGAGCATATCCAGCCCGAAGGCGGGTTCTCGTTCGATGGTCCGCTCGGCAAGTGGGATACCGCCCAGCTGCAGCGCGGATATTCGGTCTACAAGCAGGTCTGCTCGGCCTGCCACAGCCTCAAGTACGTCGCATTCCGCAATCTCGAACAGCTCGGCTATTCGGAAGCCGAAGTGCGGGCTGAGGCTGCGTCGTGGAATGTCCCGGGCATCGATCCGCAGACCGGCGAGGCGACGACCCGTCCGGGCGAGCCGACCGATTATTTCCCGAGCCCCTATCCCAACGCCGTGGCGGCGCGCGCGGCGAACAACAACGCCTATCCGCCCGATCTCTCGTTGATCACCAAGGCGCGGCACGACGGTTCGAACTACGTCTATTCGCTGATGCTGGGCTACAACGAGCCCGATCCCGCAGACGTCGCCAAGTCGCCCGAATTCGAGACCCCGACCGGGCTGTATTTCAACGAGTACTTCTACAACATCAACATCGCCATGCCGCCGCAGCTCAGCGATGATCTGGTGTCCTATCCCGATGGCACAGCGGCGACCAAGGAGCAGCTGGCGCAGGACGTTGCCGCGTTCCTGACCTGGACTGCCGAGCCTTCGCTGGTCCAGCGCAAGCAGACCGGCTGGTTCGTGCTCGGCTTCCTGCTGTTCGCGACCGCGCTCGCCTTCCTGTCGTACAAGCAGGTGTGGGCCGGCGTGAAGCCGAGGAAGAAGTAG
- a CDS encoding cytochrome b/b6: MSFAWAKQYEPQTAFTKWLDEKLPFPRLVYNAVGAGYPVPRNLNYMWNFGVLAGFCLVLQIITGVVLAMHYAADVSVAFGSIEHIMRNVNWGWALKYAHANGASFFFMVVYLHIFRGLYYSSYKPPREMIWLLGVVIFLLMMATAFMGYVLPWGQMSFWGAKVITGLFGAIPLIGEPLQVWLVGGFAPNDSTLNRFFSLHFLLPFVIAGVVILHIWALHIPGSSNPTGVEVKQESDTVPFHPYYTAKDGFGLGVFLILFALFVFFLPNALGHPDNYVEANPLSTPALIVPEWYFYPFYAILRAFTGDLTIPFTGIILVPAKLLGVIAMFSSILVWFFLPWLDKSPVRSGHYRPLFKKFFWFGLIPCMAALFYLGGAHAEEPYIVLSQIATSYYFLHFLVILPIISQIEVPKPLPFSITQAVLASDDVPGGTDGGGDNPQGAVKDLPGGPELQPAE, from the coding sequence ATGAGTTTCGCCTGGGCCAAACAGTACGAACCGCAAACCGCCTTCACCAAGTGGCTGGACGAGAAACTTCCGTTCCCGCGTCTGGTCTACAACGCGGTCGGGGCCGGCTATCCGGTGCCGCGCAATCTCAACTACATGTGGAATTTCGGCGTGCTCGCCGGGTTCTGCCTGGTGCTGCAGATCATCACCGGCGTGGTGCTGGCGATGCATTACGCCGCCGATGTCTCCGTTGCGTTCGGTTCGATCGAGCACATCATGCGCAACGTGAACTGGGGGTGGGCGCTCAAATACGCGCACGCCAACGGCGCGAGCTTCTTCTTCATGGTGGTCTACCTGCACATTTTCCGCGGGCTCTACTATTCCTCCTACAAGCCACCGCGCGAGATGATCTGGCTGCTTGGCGTGGTCATCTTCCTGCTGATGATGGCGACCGCGTTCATGGGCTACGTGCTTCCCTGGGGTCAGATGAGCTTTTGGGGTGCGAAGGTGATAACCGGCCTGTTCGGCGCGATCCCGCTGATCGGCGAGCCGCTGCAGGTGTGGCTGGTGGGCGGTTTCGCCCCGAACGATTCGACCCTCAACCGCTTCTTCTCGCTGCACTTCCTGCTGCCGTTTGTGATTGCGGGCGTGGTTATCCTGCACATCTGGGCGCTGCACATTCCGGGTTCGTCGAACCCGACCGGCGTCGAAGTGAAGCAGGAAAGCGACACGGTTCCGTTCCACCCGTACTACACCGCGAAGGATGGGTTCGGGCTCGGCGTGTTCCTGATCCTGTTCGCGCTGTTCGTGTTCTTCCTGCCGAACGCGCTCGGCCACCCGGACAATTATGTCGAGGCAAACCCGCTTTCGACCCCGGCGCTGATCGTTCCGGAATGGTATTTCTACCCGTTCTACGCGATCCTGCGCGCCTTCACCGGCGACCTGACGATCCCGTTCACCGGCATCATCCTCGTCCCGGCAAAGCTGCTCGGGGTGATCGCGATGTTCAGCTCGATCCTGGTGTGGTTCTTCCTGCCGTGGCTCGACAAGAGCCCGGTGCGCTCGGGTCACTATCGTCCGCTGTTCAAGAAGTTCTTCTGGTTCGGCCTGATCCCGTGCATGGCGGCGCTGTTCTATCTCGGCGGCGCGCACGCCGAGGAACCGTACATCGTGCTCAGCCAGATCGCGACTTCCTACTACTTCCTCCACTTCCTGGTGATCCTGCCGATCATCAGCCAGATCGAGGTGCCCAAGCCGTTGCCGTTCTCGATCACGCAGGCCGTGCTTGCGTCGGACGACGTGCCCGGCGGGACCGATGGCGGCGGCGACAACCCGCAGGGCGCGGTCAAGGACCTGCCCGGCGGCCCCGAGCTGCAACCCGCCGAATGA
- a CDS encoding sodium:proton antiporter → MESQALVIAMIGVLGIGAQWIAWRTGWPAIVLMLAAGFLAGPVAGELGFRLLDPEGAFGDLLEPMIGIGVALILFEGGLSLDFRELRHSGQAVIRLATVGVLVGWALGAAAGFYIAGLVWPVAILFGGILIVTGPTVVLPLLRQSNVQTRPASVLKWEAIVNDPTGALCAVIAYEYFRKVAESPGASVVEVVPPLIIAAIVAGLIGYAAARVIAYLFPRGAIPEYLKVPVLFIAVIGVFVLTNQIEHEAGLVAVTVMGVGLANMNVSSLRSIHPFKENVAVLLVSGIFIVLASSLRVEDLQYLNWRFLGFLLALLFLVRPITVLVSLLGTSLPWNERLLVAWIAPRGIVLVAISGLFALRLTEIGYSDGNVLIGLSFAVVVATIVAHGFTLNLVAKWLNVKGTSRPGLLIVGSTPWTIALAKEMQALKTPVMVVDSSWQRLGAARREGLPFYYGEILNEATEHNLDLAPYQVLVAATDNEAYNALVCNEFAHEIGRDSVYQLGESGDEHDKHALPESIRGRALFETGFGVTDVNERQAQGWVFRKTKLSDEFDFEDAQEKLPDSANKLLLMRKSGTLRFFTHAAVPEPRAGDTIISFSPPRQGRPRKSPPSARRKRRARAGHGTPHQSRRQPSLR, encoded by the coding sequence ATGGAATCGCAAGCTCTTGTAATCGCCATGATCGGCGTGCTCGGTATCGGCGCGCAGTGGATCGCCTGGCGCACCGGCTGGCCGGCCATCGTGCTGATGCTGGCGGCGGGATTTCTCGCCGGCCCGGTGGCGGGCGAGCTGGGTTTTCGCCTGCTCGATCCCGAAGGCGCGTTCGGCGACCTGCTCGAACCCATGATCGGGATCGGGGTCGCGCTGATCCTGTTCGAAGGCGGATTGAGCCTCGATTTTCGCGAACTGAGGCATTCCGGACAGGCGGTGATCCGGCTCGCGACCGTCGGGGTTCTGGTCGGATGGGCCTTGGGGGCCGCCGCCGGATTCTACATCGCGGGGCTGGTCTGGCCCGTTGCGATCCTGTTCGGCGGCATCCTGATCGTGACCGGGCCGACCGTGGTGCTGCCGCTGCTGCGGCAGTCGAACGTCCAGACGCGGCCTGCCTCGGTGCTCAAGTGGGAAGCGATCGTTAACGATCCGACCGGCGCGCTGTGCGCGGTGATCGCCTACGAATATTTTCGCAAGGTCGCCGAAAGCCCCGGAGCGTCCGTGGTCGAAGTCGTCCCGCCGCTGATCATCGCAGCGATCGTGGCCGGGCTGATCGGCTACGCCGCCGCGCGCGTCATCGCCTATCTGTTCCCGCGTGGTGCGATCCCGGAATACCTCAAGGTCCCGGTGCTGTTCATCGCCGTTATCGGGGTGTTCGTGCTCACCAACCAGATCGAGCACGAGGCGGGCCTCGTCGCGGTGACGGTGATGGGCGTCGGGCTGGCGAACATGAACGTTTCGAGCCTGCGCTCGATCCATCCGTTCAAGGAGAACGTCGCGGTCCTGCTGGTGTCGGGGATCTTCATCGTCCTCGCGTCCAGCCTGCGGGTTGAAGACCTTCAGTACCTCAATTGGCGTTTCCTCGGGTTCCTGCTGGCGCTGCTGTTCCTGGTGCGCCCGATCACGGTGTTGGTGAGCCTGCTGGGCACGTCGTTGCCGTGGAACGAGCGCCTGCTCGTCGCGTGGATCGCGCCGCGCGGTATCGTTCTGGTGGCGATTTCGGGTCTGTTCGCGCTGCGGCTGACCGAGATCGGTTACAGCGACGGCAACGTGCTGATCGGGCTGAGCTTCGCGGTGGTGGTCGCTACCATCGTCGCGCACGGATTTACCCTCAATCTCGTCGCCAAATGGCTCAACGTGAAAGGCACCTCGCGGCCCGGCCTGCTGATCGTCGGATCGACCCCGTGGACGATCGCGCTCGCCAAGGAAATGCAGGCGCTCAAGACCCCGGTGATGGTCGTCGATTCGAGCTGGCAGCGGCTCGGCGCGGCACGGCGCGAGGGGCTGCCTTTCTATTATGGCGAAATCCTCAACGAGGCGACCGAGCACAACCTCGATCTTGCGCCGTACCAGGTGCTGGTCGCGGCGACCGACAACGAGGCCTACAACGCGCTGGTGTGCAACGAGTTCGCGCACGAGATCGGGCGCGACAGCGTCTACCAGCTGGGCGAGAGCGGCGACGAACACGACAAGCACGCGCTGCCCGAATCGATCCGCGGCCGGGCGCTGTTCGAAACAGGATTCGGCGTCACCGATGTCAACGAGCGGCAGGCGCAGGGCTGGGTATTCCGCAAGACCAAGCTGTCCGACGAATTCGACTTCGAGGACGCGCAGGAAAAGCTGCCCGACAGCGCCAACAAGCTGCTGCTGATGCGCAAGAGCGGCACGCTGCGGTTCTTCACTCACGCCGCCGTGCCCGAGCCGCGAGCCGGCGACACGATAATCTCCTTTTCCCCGCCCAGGCAAGGACGCCCGAGGAAATCGCCGCCAAGCGCGCGGCGAAAGAGGCGGGCAAGGGCGGGGCACGGGACGCCACACCAAAGCCGCAGGCAACCTAGCCTGCGATGA
- a CDS encoding adenine phosphoribosyltransferase → MSAPPLSPAELRQLVRTVPDFPEPGIQFRDITTLIGHPQGLASSMHHLAEIARAAQAQKIAGMEARGFIFGAAVAVQLGLGFVPVRKPGKLPVATIGVDYALEYGTDRLEMDPAAIVRGERVAIVDDLIATGGTALATVQLLREAGAVVEQALFVIDLPDLGGAARLRDAGVEVRTLLQFDGA, encoded by the coding sequence GTGAGCGCACCCCCCCTTTCCCCCGCCGAGCTTCGGCAGCTGGTGCGTACCGTCCCCGACTTTCCCGAACCAGGCATCCAGTTTCGCGATATCACCACCCTGATCGGACATCCGCAGGGGCTGGCTTCCAGCATGCACCACCTCGCCGAGATCGCGCGCGCGGCGCAGGCGCAGAAAATCGCCGGGATGGAAGCGCGCGGCTTCATCTTCGGCGCGGCGGTCGCGGTGCAGCTGGGGCTGGGCTTCGTGCCGGTGCGCAAACCGGGCAAGCTGCCGGTCGCGACGATCGGGGTCGATTACGCGCTCGAATACGGGACGGACCGGCTCGAGATGGACCCGGCGGCGATCGTGCGGGGAGAACGGGTCGCAATCGTGGACGATCTCATCGCAACGGGCGGCACCGCGCTGGCCACGGTGCAATTGCTGCGCGAGGCGGGCGCGGTGGTGGAACAGGCGCTGTTCGTCATCGACCTGCCCGATCTGGGCGGTGCGGCGCGGCTGCGCGATGCCGGGGTCGAAGTGCGCACGCTCCTGCAATTTGACGGAGCCTGA
- a CDS encoding 3'(2'),5'-bisphosphate nucleotidase CysQ, whose amino-acid sequence MTDAQLAAHLAEIAGRILIDVRESGVFAGKALGKAGDATANEFLCHAIRTARPDDALLSEEEKDDTARCSVERTWIVDPVDGTREYGEERSDWAVHVGLSIGGVATSGAVALPGLDGGVVLRTDQPVALPDPAPQPRFVVSRTRPATEAQAVCAAMGGDLVPMGSAGAKAMAVIRGDAEIYLHSGGQYEWDSCAPVAVARAHGLHCSRIDGSPLVYNRRDPYMPDLLICRREYAARVLELVAGRG is encoded by the coding sequence ATGACCGACGCGCAGCTGGCGGCCCATCTGGCGGAAATTGCCGGACGCATCCTGATCGATGTGCGCGAGAGCGGCGTGTTCGCAGGCAAGGCGCTCGGCAAGGCGGGCGACGCCACCGCCAACGAATTCCTGTGCCACGCGATCCGCACCGCGCGCCCCGACGATGCCCTGCTTTCCGAAGAGGAAAAGGACGACACCGCGCGCTGCTCGGTCGAGCGCACCTGGATCGTCGACCCGGTCGACGGGACCCGCGAATATGGCGAGGAACGCAGCGATTGGGCGGTGCATGTCGGGCTGTCGATCGGCGGCGTGGCCACCAGCGGGGCGGTGGCGCTGCCGGGCCTCGATGGCGGCGTGGTGCTGCGCACCGACCAGCCCGTCGCCCTGCCCGATCCGGCTCCGCAGCCGCGCTTCGTCGTCAGTCGCACCCGCCCAGCCACCGAGGCGCAGGCCGTCTGCGCGGCGATGGGGGGCGACTTGGTGCCGATGGGCAGCGCCGGGGCCAAGGCGATGGCGGTGATCCGCGGCGACGCGGAAATCTACCTGCATTCGGGCGGGCAATACGAATGGGACAGCTGCGCACCGGTCGCAGTGGCGCGGGCGCATGGCCTGCATTGCTCGCGGATCGATGGCAGCCCGCTGGTCTACAACCGGCGCGATCCGTACATGCCCGACCTGCTGATCTGTCGCCGGGAATATGCCGCGCGGGTGCTCGAACTAGTCGCCGGACGCGGCTGA